A region from the Rufibacter sp. DG15C genome encodes:
- a CDS encoding GNAT family N-acetyltransferase: MQIREASLIDIPAMQVVRRAVQENKLSHPDRIKDQDYEPMLQAPNKGWVAEAEGRIVGFAFADILTQNIWALFVAPGYDKQGIGKALQQQMLTYAFLKIDHLWLSTSPGTRAEEFYTRTGWRKTGMTPDGEVKFEMVKADWENNSI; encoded by the coding sequence ATGCAAATCCGTGAGGCTTCCCTAATAGACATACCCGCCATGCAGGTAGTACGCCGGGCCGTGCAAGAAAACAAGCTTAGCCACCCAGACAGAATAAAAGACCAGGACTATGAGCCTATGCTGCAAGCTCCCAACAAAGGTTGGGTAGCCGAAGCGGAAGGACGCATAGTGGGTTTTGCCTTTGCAGATATCCTAACCCAGAACATCTGGGCGCTGTTTGTAGCTCCTGGGTATGACAAACAGGGCATTGGCAAAGCTTTGCAACAACAGATGCTTACCTACGCTTTTCTAAAGATTGATCATCTCTGGCTTTCCACCAGCCCTGGCACCAGAGCAGAGGAGTTCTATACCAGAACCGGTTGGCGTAAAACCGGCATGACTCCAGACGGCGAAGTGAAATTTGAAATGGTCAAAGCTGATTGGGAGAATAACTCCATCTGA
- a CDS encoding 3-oxoacyl-ACP synthase III family protein, protein MASRFLSSVITGSGRYIPGNVIDNSHFLNSSFFDAQGHSLEGSNETIIRKFQQITGIRERRFAEEGMVSSDLGFRAAQEAIAHAQIDPETLDYIIVAHNYGDVKAGCGCVDMVPTLAARVKHLLQIKNPYTVAYDLPFGCPGWLQAIIQAHYFLQSGDAKRILVIGAETLSRVSDPHDRDSMIYSDGAGAVILEAKETESKVGILGHLTVSDTYSQAHWLRNTHSYNPSVPKDQLYIKMDGRKIYEYALTAVPQVIQKCLQKAGVELLDIQKVLIHQANEKMDEAMLERLFKLYGHSEIPEGIMPMTVNTLGNNSVATLPILFDLVNRKELDSHHFEAGKPVVFASVGAGMNANAVVYQMP, encoded by the coding sequence ATGGCTTCCCGTTTTCTTTCTTCTGTCATAACAGGCTCTGGCCGGTATATTCCTGGCAACGTCATTGACAACTCCCATTTCCTGAACAGCTCTTTCTTTGATGCCCAAGGTCATTCTTTGGAAGGCTCCAATGAAACCATCATCCGCAAGTTTCAGCAGATTACGGGCATTAGGGAAAGGCGCTTCGCAGAGGAGGGTATGGTTTCTTCTGACTTGGGGTTTAGAGCGGCTCAAGAAGCCATTGCGCACGCCCAAATTGACCCAGAGACTTTGGATTATATCATTGTCGCGCATAATTACGGAGACGTGAAAGCCGGTTGTGGCTGCGTGGACATGGTGCCTACCTTGGCGGCAAGGGTGAAACATTTATTACAGATTAAGAATCCCTATACCGTGGCCTATGACCTGCCTTTTGGGTGCCCGGGTTGGTTGCAGGCTATTATTCAGGCGCATTATTTCTTGCAGTCTGGGGACGCCAAGCGCATTCTGGTCATTGGCGCCGAAACCCTTTCCAGAGTCTCTGACCCGCATGACCGGGACAGCATGATTTACTCTGACGGCGCCGGGGCGGTCATCCTGGAAGCAAAGGAAACTGAGTCTAAGGTGGGTATTCTGGGACATTTAACCGTTTCAGACACTTACTCGCAAGCCCATTGGCTACGCAATACGCACTCCTATAACCCAAGCGTCCCCAAAGACCAGCTCTACATTAAAATGGACGGTCGCAAGATTTATGAATATGCCTTAACGGCGGTACCGCAGGTGATACAAAAGTGCTTGCAGAAAGCTGGTGTAGAGTTATTGGACATCCAGAAAGTACTCATCCACCAGGCCAATGAGAAAATGGACGAGGCCATGCTAGAGCGTTTGTTCAAATTGTATGGGCATTCTGAGATTCCGGAGGGCATCATGCCGATGACGGTGAACACGCTGGGGAATAATTCGGTGGCCACCTTACCCATCTTATTTGATTTGGTGAATAGAAAGGAATTGGATTCTCACCATTTTGAAGCGGGTAAACCGGTGGTTTTCGCCTCGGTGGGCGCGGGCATGAACGCCAACGCGGTGGTTTATCAAATGCCTTAG
- a CDS encoding alpha/beta fold hydrolase, giving the protein MWPKHLLPFFLILFTFQVALAQPKPLDPELTYYEYPFPVHFHHLTVQKQPMKMAFMDVKPQQANGQTVLLLHGKNFNGAYWAQTAKDLSKNGYRVIIPDQIGFGKSSKPQNIQYSFQLLAQNTKSLLDSLGIKKVSVLGHSMGGMLATRFALMYPETAHKLILENPIGLEDWKRWVPYQSIDQWYASELKQNYEGIKKYQLDNYYGGKWDPAYDEWVNVLAGWTMHPDYPKIAWNAALTYDMVYTQPVLYEFNQLKMPTLLIIGQRDKTALGKANASPEARAKLGNYPALGKETAKKIPNSKLVELANVGHLPHIEAYSKFITPLLQFLKTK; this is encoded by the coding sequence ATGTGGCCTAAACACCTTCTCCCCTTCTTTCTGATACTCTTCACGTTTCAGGTGGCTTTGGCCCAACCCAAGCCTTTGGACCCAGAACTTACCTATTATGAGTACCCGTTTCCGGTTCATTTTCATCACCTGACGGTGCAAAAACAACCCATGAAAATGGCGTTCATGGACGTGAAACCCCAGCAAGCCAATGGACAGACGGTGCTGCTCCTGCATGGCAAGAACTTTAACGGCGCCTATTGGGCGCAAACGGCTAAAGATTTAAGCAAGAACGGTTATAGAGTTATTATCCCAGATCAGATTGGGTTCGGGAAATCCAGCAAACCACAGAACATCCAGTACAGCTTCCAGCTTTTAGCCCAGAACACCAAAAGCTTGCTAGATAGCTTGGGTATAAAAAAGGTATCAGTCCTGGGCCATTCCATGGGCGGCATGCTGGCCACGCGCTTTGCCTTGATGTACCCAGAAACTGCGCATAAACTCATTCTTGAAAATCCCATTGGCTTGGAAGACTGGAAACGCTGGGTGCCCTACCAATCCATTGACCAATGGTATGCCAGTGAACTCAAGCAGAATTATGAAGGCATCAAGAAGTACCAGCTAGACAACTACTACGGTGGCAAATGGGATCCTGCCTATGACGAGTGGGTGAACGTGTTGGCCGGCTGGACCATGCACCCAGACTACCCAAAGATAGCCTGGAATGCCGCGCTCACCTATGACATGGTCTACACCCAGCCCGTGTTGTATGAATTCAACCAGCTCAAAATGCCGACGCTCCTCATTATTGGCCAGCGCGATAAAACTGCCTTGGGCAAAGCCAATGCCAGCCCTGAGGCACGCGCCAAGCTGGGCAACTACCCTGCACTAGGCAAAGAAACCGCCAAGAAAATACCCAATAGTAAATTGGTGGAACTGGCCAACGTAGGGCACCTGCCGCACATAGAAGCCTACAGCAAGTTTATCACGCCCTTGCTTCAATTTTTAAAAACGAAGTAA
- a CDS encoding MmcQ/YjbR family DNA-binding protein: MHLETLRAFCLSLPAVTEDVKWEHDLCFSIGGKMFCVASLESPLSFSFKVNPEDFHELSVLPGLTPAPYLARYHWILASDGNTLSQAEVERRIKDSYEMIKSKLPKKALKDAGLL; this comes from the coding sequence ATGCATCTTGAAACGCTTCGTGCCTTCTGCCTTTCCTTGCCCGCCGTCACCGAAGATGTCAAATGGGAGCATGACCTATGCTTTTCCATTGGTGGCAAGATGTTCTGCGTGGCCAGCTTGGAGTCTCCGCTTTCCTTTTCGTTTAAGGTGAACCCAGAAGACTTCCATGAATTGTCGGTTCTGCCGGGTCTTACCCCTGCCCCGTACCTGGCACGTTACCACTGGATTTTAGCCTCTGACGGAAACACCCTCTCCCAAGCCGAAGTGGAGCGACGGATTAAAGACTCTTATGAAATGATAAAGTCTAAGCTCCCTAAGAAGGCTTTGAAAGACGCGGGCCTTTTATAG
- a CDS encoding outer membrane beta-barrel protein produces the protein MKKQSLLLLLLFTLSFTAFSQSTSVSGTVVGGGSPLIGATVALLKADSSVFRGAATDVDGGFQIASVPAGRYIVKASYLGFTDFYRGVTVSGSSVALGTLTLSSASQRLREVEVVGRAATVITKADTAEMNAAAYKVNKDANAENLIQKMPGVTIQNGQVQAQGERVQRVLVDGKEFFGEDPSAVLKNLPAEVISKIQVFDRQSDQSQFTGFSDGNEQKTINIITKPEFRTGRFGRVSVGAGTDDRYRVSGNINQFEGDRRISIVGLSNNVNEQNFSSEDLVGVASASSRGGGGNRGGGGQRGPGGGGFGGGGNNTGDFLVNTNNGIARTNAVGINYLDKWGKKVDVQGSYFFNHSNTNSNYSLYRDNLRQGISYSIYNENGITGAVNQNHRLNFRLTYAIDSANSIIVRPRISFQQNEGNENVSGSTISGSPITSLTRLIDSNLSGLNVNNNILYRHSFAKRGRTISFDVSTGYNSNDADKDIFSNTINGDRTNLQDQISILDNSGLVLGANVNYTEPLTDKTQLQLTYATNYNKSDGDYRTYERAENSEEYTTLVESQSSLLESTTKTQEFGTGWRYNNKDFQVMLNARYQYLTLETDQILPSVMNPSYKYHNVLPFGMLRYNFNSDRNVRIFYNGRPQTPSVDQLQSAIDKSNSLIWTQGNPALQQSFNHNFNVRYSAANPGKSSSFFIVVGGSTAQDYIGRETLNAENNPNPDPTDKTWEESPNLRLIRPVNLGGQYTMRTFLVYGLPVPFIKSNVNVNANASYTKNPGLEDGLENNLATSNVGGGLTLSSNISENLDFLFSTNATYNEGTYSLNKDQNNSYYNQSSQFRLNWLVWKGLNLTTELNHQYNGGLADEIDPTFLLWNGSVGYKFMKDRQAEIRLSAFDILGENTSIQQNLSSSYVEEVQTNVLQRYFMVSFVYNLRMFGMNNAKPNQQQMPGNFQRRGDGGMH, from the coding sequence ATGAAAAAACAAAGTTTACTCCTCCTTCTCCTTTTCACGCTCTCCTTTACAGCCTTCAGCCAGTCCACGTCCGTGAGCGGAACCGTGGTAGGCGGCGGCTCTCCTCTCATTGGCGCCACAGTGGCCTTACTGAAAGCTGACTCCTCTGTATTTAGAGGCGCAGCCACAGACGTGGACGGGGGTTTCCAGATTGCCAGCGTACCAGCCGGGCGCTACATTGTCAAAGCTTCTTACCTGGGTTTCACAGATTTCTATAGAGGTGTCACAGTAAGCGGTTCATCAGTGGCTTTGGGCACCCTTACCTTGTCTTCGGCTAGTCAGCGTTTGCGCGAAGTGGAAGTGGTAGGCAGAGCGGCCACGGTCATCACCAAGGCAGACACCGCCGAGATGAACGCTGCCGCTTACAAAGTAAATAAAGACGCCAACGCCGAAAACCTCATCCAGAAAATGCCCGGCGTGACCATCCAAAACGGACAGGTACAGGCCCAAGGCGAGCGTGTGCAGCGTGTTTTGGTGGACGGGAAAGAGTTCTTCGGGGAAGACCCCAGCGCGGTTTTAAAGAACCTGCCCGCCGAGGTGATCTCCAAAATACAAGTGTTTGACCGCCAAAGTGACCAGTCGCAGTTTACTGGTTTCAGCGACGGTAATGAGCAAAAGACCATCAACATCATCACCAAGCCAGAGTTTAGAACCGGTCGTTTTGGCCGGGTGAGCGTAGGCGCAGGCACCGATGACCGATACAGAGTGAGTGGCAACATCAACCAGTTTGAAGGCGACAGACGCATTTCTATTGTGGGCCTGAGCAACAACGTCAACGAGCAGAACTTCTCCTCAGAGGATTTAGTGGGCGTTGCCAGTGCCTCTAGCCGTGGCGGCGGCGGAAACCGTGGCGGCGGCGGACAGCGCGGCCCAGGTGGCGGAGGTTTTGGCGGCGGCGGCAACAACACCGGCGACTTCCTAGTGAACACCAACAACGGTATTGCGCGCACCAATGCTGTGGGTATCAATTACCTGGACAAATGGGGCAAGAAAGTAGATGTGCAAGGCAGTTACTTCTTCAACCACTCCAACACCAACTCTAACTATTCACTTTATAGAGACAACTTACGTCAGGGTATTTCTTACAGTATTTATAATGAAAACGGAATAACAGGGGCTGTTAACCAAAATCACCGTTTAAACTTTAGGTTGACGTATGCTATTGATTCAGCTAATTCTATTATTGTAAGACCCAGAATTAGTTTCCAGCAGAACGAAGGCAATGAAAATGTAAGTGGATCCACCATAAGTGGTTCGCCCATTACTTCCTTAACCCGTCTCATAGATTCTAACCTTTCTGGACTTAATGTAAATAACAACATTTTGTACCGCCACAGCTTTGCCAAGAGAGGTAGAACCATCAGTTTTGATGTATCTACCGGCTACAACAGCAATGACGCAGATAAAGATATATTCTCTAACACAATCAATGGTGACCGTACCAACCTGCAAGACCAAATATCCATCTTGGATAATAGTGGTTTAGTTTTAGGAGCTAATGTAAACTATACTGAACCTCTTACAGATAAAACCCAATTGCAGCTTACTTATGCTACAAACTATAATAAATCTGACGGAGACTACCGAACCTATGAACGGGCTGAGAATAGTGAAGAATACACGACTCTAGTGGAAAGCCAGTCTAGTTTATTGGAAAGCACTACTAAGACACAAGAGTTTGGAACTGGTTGGAGGTATAACAACAAAGATTTCCAGGTGATGCTGAACGCCCGTTACCAGTACCTAACTTTGGAGACAGACCAGATTCTACCGTCTGTAATGAATCCATCTTACAAGTACCATAATGTGTTGCCGTTTGGTATGTTGCGCTATAATTTCAATTCAGACCGCAACGTGCGGATCTTCTACAATGGTCGTCCACAGACGCCTTCTGTAGATCAGTTGCAAAGCGCCATTGACAAATCTAACTCATTGATTTGGACGCAAGGAAACCCGGCATTACAACAAAGCTTCAATCACAATTTTAACGTTCGCTATTCAGCAGCCAATCCAGGGAAATCTTCATCCTTCTTTATTGTGGTAGGGGGTTCTACAGCGCAAGACTACATTGGTAGAGAAACGCTTAATGCAGAAAACAATCCTAACCCAGACCCAACTGACAAAACTTGGGAAGAAAGCCCTAACCTAAGATTAATAAGACCAGTGAATCTGGGTGGTCAATACACCATGAGAACCTTCTTGGTATATGGACTTCCGGTGCCTTTTATTAAATCTAACGTTAACGTGAATGCCAACGCTTCTTACACTAAAAATCCTGGTTTAGAAGATGGCCTTGAAAACAACTTAGCGACATCTAATGTAGGTGGTGGACTTACTTTAAGCTCTAACATCAGTGAGAACCTGGACTTTCTGTTTTCTACCAATGCAACTTACAATGAAGGTACTTATTCATTGAACAAAGACCAAAACAATAGCTACTACAACCAGAGCAGTCAATTTAGACTCAATTGGCTGGTTTGGAAAGGCTTGAATTTGACTACTGAACTAAATCATCAATATAATGGTGGACTAGCCGACGAAATAGATCCAACCTTTTTGTTATGGAATGGGAGTGTGGGCTACAAGTTCATGAAAGACCGGCAGGCAGAGATTAGACTTTCAGCATTTGATATTTTAGGTGAAAACACGAGCATACAACAAAACCTAAGCAGCTCTTACGTAGAAGAAGTTCAAACCAACGTGTTGCAGCGGTACTTCATGGTGAGCTTTGTTTACAACCTACGCATGTTTGGAATGAACAATGCCAAGCCAAACCAGCAGCAAATGCCAGGTAACTTCCAGCGCCGCGGCGACGGAGGCATGCATTAA
- a CDS encoding aldo/keto reductase, with the protein MKKKSLGNSGIEVGPLAFGGNVFGWTVDEKTSFQLLDAFTEAGLNLIDTADSYSSWVPGNQGGESETIIGNWVKSRGNRDKVIIATKVGWEITPERKGLRKEYILKSVEGSLKRLQTDYIDLYQSHVDDASTPFQETLEAYQLLLEQGKIRAIGASNIKANRLKEALAISKDHGLPSYQTLQPEYNLYNREGFEHELEQVVKEHNIGVISYYALASGFLTGKYRSPADFKKSPRGGGMQKFFTDRGVRILAALDLISAHHQATPAQVSLAWLIARPSITAPIASATSLEQVQDLIKATQLILTEHDIMRLDTASSYSYDIAASLQ; encoded by the coding sequence ATGAAAAAGAAATCCTTAGGTAATTCAGGAATTGAGGTGGGGCCGCTGGCCTTCGGCGGAAACGTGTTTGGGTGGACCGTAGATGAGAAAACCTCCTTCCAGTTGCTGGATGCGTTCACGGAGGCAGGCCTGAACCTCATTGACACCGCAGACTCTTACTCTAGCTGGGTGCCCGGCAACCAGGGCGGCGAGTCTGAAACCATCATTGGCAACTGGGTAAAATCTAGAGGCAACCGGGACAAAGTAATTATTGCCACTAAAGTAGGCTGGGAAATCACGCCAGAGCGCAAAGGCCTCAGAAAAGAATACATCCTCAAATCAGTGGAAGGGTCTTTGAAGCGGCTCCAAACCGACTACATTGACCTGTACCAGTCCCATGTGGACGACGCCAGCACCCCGTTCCAGGAAACCCTGGAAGCCTACCAGTTACTGTTGGAACAAGGAAAGATACGCGCTATAGGGGCCTCCAACATCAAGGCCAACCGCTTAAAAGAAGCCTTAGCCATTAGCAAGGACCACGGCTTGCCCAGTTACCAGACCCTGCAACCAGAATACAACCTCTACAACCGCGAAGGCTTTGAGCACGAGCTGGAGCAGGTGGTAAAGGAGCACAACATAGGAGTAATATCTTATTATGCTTTAGCCAGTGGCTTTTTGACGGGAAAGTACCGCAGCCCCGCAGATTTCAAAAAAAGCCCCCGCGGTGGTGGCATGCAGAAGTTTTTTACTGATCGCGGCGTCAGGATTCTGGCGGCCTTGGACTTGATCTCGGCGCACCATCAGGCTACACCGGCGCAGGTGTCTCTGGCCTGGCTCATAGCTAGACCCTCTATCACCGCGCCCATTGCCAGTGCCACCAGTTTGGAACAGGTACAGGACTTAATCAAAGCCACGCAGCTTATCTTAACTGAGCACGATATAATGCGGCTAGATACCGCTAGTTCATATTCCTATGATATAGCGGCTTCGCTTCAATAG
- a CDS encoding TonB-dependent receptor gives MSPNYTSPISPKAFFVTILFFLCSLSLIAQNNALRGRVTSADGEPAAYVSVLLKEANKSAITNEEGAFTFKNIPAGTYTLIATCIGYEAQEKLVNVNAGQTTIQDFLVNKTSTQLQEVTVTGRQSINEKPVAIGKIAINPLDLPQSTTIIGAEVLEKQQVQTLGEVLQQVNGVYQMGNTGGTQEEIAGRGFAFGSSNTFKNGSRFNNGIMPEMSSLERVEVLKGSNAILFGNVAAGGVLNLVTKKPKFEHGGEISMRAGSYDYYKPTVDVYGSINNSDQFAYRLNTTYLNAGSFRDQVKAERFYINPSVLFKASAKTEILLEGDYMHDTRTPDYGVGAINYAITNLPRSTYLGVSFAKNEVEQRSAMATITHRLNDNFEIRSTNSFQNYNVALLTTSRPTNFVIDAEGRSNGDLKRGLQRSASDEKYYLTQLDFIGKLTTGSVKHTLLVGGDADKYDTEAPVFNAIAAYDVINIYNLNADNQRKDIPDFTTKPYNTKTVSNRFGLYAQDLISVSEKLKVLAGLRYSAIDTEGESTVTDPSTKKEVLGTSNSNDYAFSPRAGVVFQPTQNMSLFVSYANSFTPNTGTDVNLKPLDPSITDQYEVGLKNELLNGLLSANLTAYQIKNSNFAQRALFLADGVTANTNNNIKELAGEVTSQGIELDLMSKPIQGWSLIGGYSYNDTRYTKSNTYAKNERLRYNPSHTANASVFYAFQKAELSGLNLGATAFYVGDRLAGRNRTDANPTYKLIALPNYMMFDAHVGYAYQRVSLRLKMTNLLNKLSYNAHDDNSINPIAPRQFVTTIAYKL, from the coding sequence ATGAGCCCAAACTATACCTCCCCTATCTCCCCAAAAGCCTTCTTTGTTACCATCCTCTTTTTCCTATGTTCCCTCTCCTTGATTGCGCAGAACAATGCATTGCGTGGGCGGGTTACCTCAGCAGATGGTGAGCCTGCCGCCTATGTGTCGGTGTTATTAAAAGAAGCGAACAAGTCAGCTATCACCAATGAAGAAGGGGCTTTCACTTTCAAGAATATTCCTGCGGGCACCTATACCCTTATTGCCACTTGCATTGGCTATGAGGCCCAAGAAAAGCTGGTGAATGTGAACGCGGGTCAAACCACCATACAAGATTTTCTTGTAAACAAAACCTCAACCCAATTGCAAGAGGTGACGGTAACCGGCAGACAGTCTATTAACGAGAAGCCGGTTGCCATTGGTAAAATTGCCATCAATCCTCTTGATCTGCCGCAAAGTACCACCATCATTGGAGCCGAAGTATTGGAAAAACAGCAGGTTCAGACCCTGGGTGAAGTCTTACAACAGGTGAATGGTGTCTACCAGATGGGCAATACCGGAGGCACCCAGGAAGAGATTGCCGGCCGCGGCTTCGCGTTTGGGAGCAGCAACACCTTCAAAAACGGATCGCGGTTCAACAACGGCATCATGCCCGAGATGTCCAGCCTGGAGCGCGTAGAAGTCTTGAAAGGAAGCAATGCCATCTTGTTCGGCAACGTGGCCGCCGGCGGTGTCTTGAACCTGGTGACCAAAAAACCGAAGTTTGAGCACGGCGGTGAAATATCCATGCGGGCCGGAAGCTACGACTACTATAAGCCAACTGTGGACGTGTATGGCTCCATCAATAACAGCGACCAGTTCGCTTATCGCCTTAACACCACGTATTTAAACGCTGGTAGTTTTAGAGACCAAGTAAAAGCAGAACGCTTCTACATCAACCCTTCGGTCTTATTCAAGGCCAGCGCTAAAACAGAAATCTTGCTGGAAGGCGATTATATGCATGACACGCGCACGCCAGACTACGGGGTGGGTGCCATCAACTATGCCATCACCAACTTGCCGCGCAGCACGTATTTGGGCGTTTCCTTCGCCAAAAACGAGGTAGAACAGCGCAGTGCCATGGCTACCATTACGCACCGCCTAAACGACAACTTTGAGATACGAAGCACCAACTCTTTCCAGAATTACAATGTGGCTTTGCTGACCACTTCCCGCCCTACCAATTTTGTGATTGACGCCGAAGGAAGGTCAAACGGCGACCTGAAAAGAGGTTTGCAACGCTCTGCCTCAGATGAAAAATACTACCTAACCCAACTGGACTTTATCGGCAAATTAACGACCGGTTCTGTAAAACACACCTTATTGGTTGGTGGCGACGCTGATAAGTATGACACAGAGGCTCCCGTGTTTAACGCCATAGCCGCCTATGATGTCATCAACATCTACAACCTGAACGCAGACAACCAGCGCAAAGACATACCAGACTTTACCACCAAGCCCTACAACACAAAAACCGTTTCTAACCGCTTCGGGTTGTATGCGCAGGATTTGATCAGTGTATCTGAGAAGCTGAAAGTGTTGGCGGGCTTACGTTACAGCGCCATTGACACCGAAGGAGAATCTACGGTCACCGACCCATCTACCAAGAAAGAAGTGCTGGGCACCAGCAACAGCAATGACTACGCCTTCAGCCCAAGAGCGGGAGTGGTTTTTCAGCCTACGCAGAATATGTCTTTGTTTGTCAGCTATGCCAACTCGTTTACGCCTAACACCGGGACAGACGTTAACCTAAAGCCCCTTGACCCTTCCATCACAGACCAGTATGAAGTTGGGTTGAAGAACGAATTGCTGAACGGTTTACTTTCTGCCAACCTAACGGCCTACCAAATCAAGAACAGCAACTTTGCGCAACGAGCCTTGTTCTTAGCAGATGGTGTAACCGCCAATACCAACAACAACATCAAAGAATTGGCCGGCGAGGTAACTAGTCAAGGCATTGAGTTGGATCTAATGAGCAAACCAATACAAGGTTGGTCATTAATTGGAGGCTACAGCTACAATGACACCCGCTACACCAAAAGCAACACCTACGCCAAAAACGAGCGCCTGCGCTACAACCCATCTCATACGGCCAACGCCAGCGTGTTCTATGCCTTCCAGAAGGCTGAGTTAAGTGGTTTGAACTTAGGTGCAACGGCCTTTTATGTAGGTGACCGGTTGGCCGGCCGAAACCGAACAGATGCCAACCCCACGTACAAACTGATAGCCCTGCCTAATTACATGATGTTTGATGCCCACGTAGGCTATGCTTATCAGCGGGTGTCCCTTCGCCTAAAAATGACCAACCTCCTGAACAAACTGAGCTATAACGCCCATGATGACAACAGCATCAATCCAATCGCTCCAAGACAGTTTGTAACTACAATTGCCTACAAGCTTTAA
- a CDS encoding FAD-dependent monooxygenase: protein MTIGIIGGGIGGLTTAIALHQLNYNVEVFEAAPAFAPVGAGLALAANAIKGFQKLGIAEDIIAKGQCLDGFHIFDEKGTLINRTDSRAMSAKYGLDNFVIHRASLHEALLGHLNNVPLHVNKRVVKADTSGEGVLLTFQDGATRQLDFVMVADGINSAVRQQLLPASTPRYAGYTCWRAVSENPGLSAHYASETWGPAGRVGWTPLQDNKIYWFACINATQNDPAMKAMTIEGLRAHFKNYHTPIPELFAATHAEQLLWHDLYDLAPLQSYAFKNLLLLGDAAHATTPNMGQGACQAVEDAAVLADELTRERDLNVVAKCFEKRRLARTHWITNQSRLLGNVAQSTNPLFIKARNFALRNMPNAINNRQLEKVYSVDF from the coding sequence ATGACCATCGGGATAATTGGGGGCGGCATAGGTGGCTTGACCACGGCCATTGCCCTGCACCAGCTTAACTATAATGTAGAGGTATTTGAGGCAGCGCCCGCCTTTGCGCCGGTAGGTGCTGGTTTAGCCTTGGCCGCCAATGCCATCAAAGGATTCCAGAAGCTGGGCATTGCCGAAGACATCATTGCCAAAGGACAGTGTTTGGACGGCTTTCACATTTTTGACGAAAAGGGTACCCTCATCAACCGCACCGACAGCCGGGCCATGAGCGCCAAATACGGCTTGGACAACTTTGTCATCCATAGAGCCAGTTTACATGAGGCCTTGTTGGGCCATTTGAACAATGTTCCTTTGCATGTAAACAAACGAGTTGTCAAAGCAGATACTTCAGGCGAGGGCGTTTTACTTACATTTCAGGATGGCGCCACCCGGCAGCTAGATTTTGTGATGGTAGCCGATGGAATTAACTCAGCTGTAAGACAGCAACTGCTTCCTGCCTCTACCCCCAGATACGCCGGATACACTTGCTGGCGTGCCGTGAGTGAGAACCCGGGTTTGTCGGCGCACTACGCCTCAGAAACTTGGGGACCGGCCGGTCGTGTAGGATGGACGCCTTTGCAGGACAATAAGATCTACTGGTTTGCCTGCATCAATGCCACTCAGAATGACCCCGCCATGAAGGCCATGACTATTGAGGGACTACGGGCACATTTCAAAAATTACCACACTCCCATTCCCGAGCTTTTTGCCGCCACGCACGCTGAGCAACTGTTGTGGCATGACTTGTATGATTTGGCGCCATTGCAGTCATATGCGTTCAAGAACCTGTTGCTTTTAGGAGATGCGGCCCACGCCACCACGCCCAACATGGGACAAGGCGCATGCCAGGCCGTGGAAGATGCTGCGGTACTAGCAGATGAACTGACTCGGGAACGTGATCTTAATGTGGTGGCCAAGTGCTTTGAGAAACGTCGCCTGGCCCGTACGCACTGGATCACCAACCAATCTAGACTGCTTGGAAACGTAGCCCAATCCACCAACCCACTTTTTATAAAGGCCAGGAACTTCGCGCTGCGCAATATGCCTAATGCCATCAATAACCGGCAGTTGGAGAAAGTCTACTCCGTAGATTTCTAA